DNA sequence from the Prosthecobacter dejongeii genome:
GAAATTTGGCAGGTATGTCTTGAAAATCTACCTCCATCAGCAAGCCGACGTTAACGTCATCAACTGAATTTGGTTCGGTCGTAGTATCGTAGATTCTGATTGTTCGGAAGTTTGTCAGAATCGAAATCGCCATCCCTGCTGTCCAGCCATAGCTTCTCGTTTGAAATGCGCTGTCTCGATGAGTTCTTATATCGACGGCGGGTTTTTTCGCTTCCAAGAAGAACTTGCGCGCTGAGCCGATTCGGAACGTGTAGTCGGGCCGTTTCCAGCTTGACTCATTCACTTGGGATTCTTCACGCACAACATCTTTGAGACTGTTCGGAAGTCCGCGTTGATTACGCATGTCCCATCCCAGCATCTCGAACAAGGGATCGATGAACTCGACACGCGCTTCTGTCTCAGTGAATGTGCTGTTTGAAGCGCAAATGCGCTGTCTCTCCCTCTCGAAATGAGCAACTAGATCTTCAATTTCACTCATCGCTGATTGAGTCTCCTTTCTCTTGATGAACCTCTCTCAATCTCCGTGAACGGATACGCCTCCATGCCTCATGTAAAATCGCGGCCTCTTCTTTTGTAAAGCCCGCTGCTTTGAGAACGATTTTATCTTGCGCTCGAAGCACATCGTCAGCAGCCTCGTTGCTTCTGACTAGTAGGTCCAGGCGCCTCAGGTCACTCTCAGAAATGTTCACTATTGGGACCAGCATTTTTTCAATTTCTGACGGAACCATTTCAAGCACTCCACCGCCGTAGTGCCTCCCCTCAAGCTCACCAGTCAAGGCAGTTAAGCTGTTAACAAATCCATATACCAAAGACTCGGGTTGGATGGAAGGATCTACCGTTTTGATTCTGTATGCTGTGTCTGTTGTGTAGGCCCGAGCACTGTTGAGAATCAACCTTGGATAATTGTGGGCTCTCTTCAGCATGGCCACCTCTGTTGAATAAACAGAAGGCACGGAATACCAAGGGGACCTGATCCGGCACTTGTAGCGTTTGTGCAGGTTTTGTTCTTCGCCAAACTTAATGTAATCTTGGACTTTTTCGGGAAGTTCTTCCATCGGGACGTTCCCAATCATCACAAAATTTGAAGCCGTGCCTCCTTCATTTTTATTCGTGTGGCCCTCGCGATCATAGATCACGCCAGGGCAGTGTCCACTACGGCCAAACATGGGCTTTGCGTAGCGCTTGAGGCCGTATTCTTTGACTGTCTCATCATTTACCAGGAAGAACTTATTAGCTCCTGTAACGATCCCAACGTCCACACTGGCCACATCGCGAAACAACCGCACACCTTTCTTGTGTTTTGCGGATTCAAAGACTTCGAGTTCCCTCGGCGTCAGCAACACTTTCATCCATTTTCCATTGAGCATGTCCCCAGAGACGGGTTTAGCGTTGTTGAAAAGCTCTTCCGGCTCCTCGCAGAGAAGATCCTCTTTTGATCCAGTGAGAACTGCCACTCCTTGACTCGCTGAGGCGGGCTTCTTTTTCTTCTCAACCATCAGCAGAACTGTTCCCTGTAGTGCTTCATCAAAAAGAAGTTCGTTGGGGTCAACGATGACGATTTTGCTGCACTGGGTTAGCAAGAATTTGCGAAGAGAAGTTGCGTGAAGCACATGCAGAATTTCGGCCGGCACGACCATTCCCAGACGGCCACCAGCTTCAAGCATTGCCACACTTGCGATCACGAACGGAACCCATGCGTTTGTGTGCTTCGTAAAAGCGAGGCAAAACTTTACAAACAGTTCCTCGGACAAGATTTGGTCTTGAGGGGCCAAATACTGATAACGAATGTATGGGGGATTGCCCAGAATCGCGCTGAACTGAGTCCCCTCTTCAATTGATTTCAGCCCCCAATCCAAGAAATCTCCAGCAACGATTTCGCCATCGATCAAATCGTTCTCCTTGCAGGCCTTTCGACTTTTCCGCGCTTCTTCATTCAGCAGCTCCACGCCGGTGAAAGACAAACGGAAACGATGCTGGCCTTTCAATGCGCGGATGAAAGCTCCATCACCGCAACTGGGTTCAAGGATAGTCCTCGGCTTGATGCCAAGCACCCATTTTGCCAAGTATCTAGCAACATCCTCAGGCGTGTAGTAACCGCCTCGAAGCTTTGTCGCCGATTCATTTATTTTAAAATTCATTCTGCCTTTTCAAATCCAAGTGGGTTTCTAACCATACCAATTTTGCAAGCCTCCGAGCTAGTGTTCGGACGCTGCTTTGAAAGGATACGCGGCTCACTTTTGGCCACTGTATCTGCGGTCTTCGGCCTTCACCTGTTCAAACAGCTTGGCTAGTTCCTCCGGCTTTGCTTTTGCTGCAAGGCGTAGCCCGATCTTCATTGAATCACTGCGACTGGTGAAATCATGCCCCACACTTCCGAGCAGCTCACGGATGACGGCCAGAGCACGGCTGTCGGCTTCAAACAGATTCACGGTGACTCGGTTGGTGTTACGGCCTTGAGTCCCCTTCCCCGTTACTGGCTTGCCAGCCTTTGGCCGCGTCAGTGCGGCCGGTTTTTCCTTCTCCGCCGTTTTGGCCGGAGCTAGAGCCGGTTCTTCCACCTGTTCCACCGGGGCTTTCACCACAGGTGCAGGAGCCGCAGCTTTTGCCGGGTTGTCTTCAGGCTTGGGCGCGGTTGTTCCGGTCGCCTTTTTTAGCTGCGCATTGAGGAGACTTGAAAAATCATTTTTACCCATAATCATAATTTATGATGATCTTAAATTAAGATCAAGCCACAAACTCCAAAACCAGGCGTTGCAGCAATTCCCTGTCTTCGCCAGTG
Encoded proteins:
- a CDS encoding HsdM family class I SAM-dependent methyltransferase; the protein is MNFKINESATKLRGGYYTPEDVARYLAKWVLGIKPRTILEPSCGDGAFIRALKGQHRFRLSFTGVELLNEEARKSRKACKENDLIDGEIVAGDFLDWGLKSIEEGTQFSAILGNPPYIRYQYLAPQDQILSEELFVKFCLAFTKHTNAWVPFVIASVAMLEAGGRLGMVVPAEILHVLHATSLRKFLLTQCSKIVIVDPNELLFDEALQGTVLLMVEKKKKPASASQGVAVLTGSKEDLLCEEPEELFNNAKPVSGDMLNGKWMKVLLTPRELEVFESAKHKKGVRLFRDVASVDVGIVTGANKFFLVNDETVKEYGLKRYAKPMFGRSGHCPGVIYDREGHTNKNEGGTASNFVMIGNVPMEELPEKVQDYIKFGEEQNLHKRYKCRIRSPWYSVPSVYSTEVAMLKRAHNYPRLILNSARAYTTDTAYRIKTVDPSIQPESLVYGFVNSLTALTGELEGRHYGGGVLEMVPSEIEKMLVPIVNISESDLRRLDLLVRSNEAADDVLRAQDKIVLKAAGFTKEEAAILHEAWRRIRSRRLREVHQEKGDSISDE